The following are from one region of the Leptospira neocaledonica genome:
- a CDS encoding GNAT family N-acetyltransferase, producing MQKENSISLRIASRSDLEELSELFDLYRKFYGFTSDLVGAKKFLEDRLLHKDSVLIVAEGGEGLLGFAQLYPIFSSLSLKRDYILNDLYIRETERRKGTAKKILKEVANHIVEHGGKGMGLETHPDNRHARHLYERFGFKLEEEFLHYYWAAPKEK from the coding sequence ATGCAAAAAGAAAATTCAATCAGCCTAAGAATTGCCAGCCGTTCCGATCTAGAAGAGCTTTCGGAATTATTCGACCTTTACCGTAAGTTTTACGGATTTACTTCCGATCTTGTTGGAGCCAAAAAGTTTCTAGAAGATAGACTTTTACATAAGGATTCCGTATTGATCGTTGCGGAAGGAGGAGAAGGATTACTAGGTTTTGCACAACTGTATCCTATCTTCTCTTCATTATCTTTAAAAAGAGATTATATACTCAACGATCTATATATTAGAGAAACGGAACGCAGAAAAGGAACCGCTAAAAAAATCCTGAAGGAAGTTGCAAATCATATTGTAGAGCACGGAGGTAAAGGAATGGGATTGGAAACTCATCCGGATAATCGCCACGCGAGACATTTATATGAACGTTTCGGCTTTAAGTTAGAAGAGGAGTTTTTGCATTATTACTGGGCCGCTCCCAAGGAAAAATAA
- the gatB gene encoding Asp-tRNA(Asn)/Glu-tRNA(Gln) amidotransferase subunit GatB — protein sequence MEYEVIIGLEVHAQLNTDSKVFSDSPSKFGAAPNSQVSSVCLGLPGSLPVLNEEALTKAIMAGLAFGSNITLHTKFDRKNYFYPDLPKGYQISQFDRPICEGGKISFTVKGEDKPRSVTLTRIHIEEDAGKLIHSADPKIPQSYVDLNRAGTPLIEIVSEPDMRSSDEAYYYLLALKSVLRYIRVSDCNMEEGSLRCDANVSIRPKGSDKFGTRVEIKNLNSFKAVKAAIDYEVEWQRDMYTQGKTFPQQTKLWDSASNVTLTMRTKEMSHDYRYFPDPDLPPVILSKETVENIRKSLPELPDARRDRFVEKLGLPKYDAEVLTAEREIADYYESALKVSGDAKKTSNWVKDEVLGIVNKESITISEFKVSPERIGGLVKLIADGKISGKIGKTVFEEMLGTDKDPETIVTEKNLIVVRDDKEIERIVDEAIAANEDAVQKYKSGKDRALGAIVGYVMKVSKGKADPNLVNQMLLDKLGPLPPKG from the coding sequence ATGGAATACGAAGTAATCATCGGTTTGGAAGTACACGCTCAATTAAACACGGATTCCAAAGTTTTCTCCGATAGCCCTTCTAAGTTCGGAGCAGCTCCTAATTCTCAGGTTTCCTCAGTTTGTTTGGGACTTCCCGGCTCTCTTCCTGTCTTAAACGAAGAAGCTTTGACCAAAGCAATCATGGCGGGCTTGGCATTCGGCTCTAATATTACTCTTCACACTAAGTTTGATCGAAAAAATTATTTTTATCCGGATCTTCCCAAAGGTTATCAAATTTCCCAATTCGACAGACCCATCTGCGAAGGTGGCAAAATCTCTTTTACCGTTAAGGGAGAAGACAAGCCTAGATCAGTAACCCTCACACGCATCCATATAGAAGAAGATGCCGGAAAATTAATACACTCCGCGGATCCTAAAATTCCTCAGTCTTATGTGGACTTAAACCGCGCAGGAACTCCTTTGATCGAAATCGTTTCCGAACCGGACATGCGTTCTTCCGACGAAGCATACTATTATCTTTTAGCTCTCAAGTCGGTACTTAGATATATTAGAGTTTCTGATTGTAATATGGAAGAAGGTTCCCTTCGTTGCGACGCGAACGTTTCCATTCGTCCGAAAGGTTCGGACAAATTCGGAACAAGAGTAGAGATTAAAAATTTAAACTCATTCAAAGCGGTTAAAGCTGCCATCGATTACGAAGTAGAATGGCAAAGAGATATGTATACTCAGGGAAAAACTTTCCCACAACAAACCAAACTTTGGGACTCCGCTTCTAATGTAACTCTCACAATGAGAACCAAAGAGATGAGCCATGATTATAGATATTTCCCGGATCCGGACCTTCCTCCGGTAATTCTGAGCAAAGAAACGGTAGAAAATATCCGCAAATCTCTTCCGGAACTTCCTGATGCCAGAAGAGACAGATTTGTAGAAAAATTAGGACTCCCTAAATACGATGCAGAAGTTCTAACTGCGGAAAGAGAAATTGCTGATTATTACGAAAGTGCACTCAAAGTTTCCGGAGACGCCAAAAAGACCTCCAATTGGGTCAAAGACGAAGTATTAGGAATTGTTAATAAAGAAAGTATTACTATCTCCGAATTTAAAGTTAGCCCGGAAAGAATCGGCGGCTTAGTAAAACTAATCGCGGATGGAAAAATTTCAGGTAAGATCGGCAAAACTGTCTTCGAAGAAATGCTCGGAACAGACAAAGATCCTGAAACCATCGTAACCGAAAAAAATCTGATCGTAGTTCGAGACGATAAAGAGATCGAAAGGATCGTAGACGAGGCAATCGCAGCAAACGAAGATGCTGTCCAAAAATACAAATCAGGTAAGGACAGGGCTCTAGGCGCAATCGTAGGTTATGTAATGAAAGTTTCCAAAGGAAAGGCAGACCCGAATCTAGTAAACCAGATGTTACTGGATAAATTAGGTCCTTTACCTCCTAAAGGTTGA